GCCGCAGGAGGGGGGCGAAGTGAGGTAAAGCGCAGCCGTGCAGGTTCACCGCACGGCGAGCCACGAACGGAGCCCCCTCTCCGAGGCGGCGCAGCCTAAAGGGGAGTCCCGGGAAAGTAGCGCCTTCCGGGATCGTTCTTTGAATACGCTGCCGTGTTTATGAAACGGAGCACTCAGACCGGCCGGGGGGCGTCGAGGGCGGAGCGAACGGCCTTCGCCAGCATTTCGGCGCGATACGGCTTCGGAAGGAACGTCGTTCCGGGAGCCGGCTCGGCGGGGGGGCTGCCGCTGGAGAGGATGACGCGCATTCCCGGGTCGATGTTCCGGATCGCGCGAAGGACCTCCATCCCGGACCGCTGGGGCATCGTGAGGTCGAGCACCACCAGGTCGATCGCCTCCCGGTTCGACCTGAAAAGTTCGATCGCCCGCAGGCCGTCCTCGGCCAGGAAGACCGTGTACCCGTGCATTTCCATCACCTGGCGGGCAAGGTCGCGGATCAGCTCCTCGTCGTCCGCGAACAGCACGGTCTCCTTCCCCCTCCCGGAAGGCGCGGCCTCCGGTAACGCCGGCGCCTCCTCCGGAAAGCCCGTCGCCTCGGGGAAGTAAGCGCAAAAGGTCGTCCCCTTCCCCGCGCGGCTCTCCAGGTTGATCCACCCGTTGTGCTGCTTGATGATGCCGTACACGGTGGACAGCCCCAGCCCCGTTCCCCGCCCCATCTTCTTCGTGGTGAAGAACGGCTCGAACACCCGTCGCTGCGTCGCCTCGTCCATCCCGGCGCCGTTGTCGCCGATGGAGAGCCGGATATAGCGGCCTTTCCGGGCGTACGGGAAGATCCGGCAGTAGTCGTCGTCCACCTCGACGTTCTCCGCCCGGGTGTAGATCCAGTATCCCGTCAGCGGCCGCCCCCCCGACTTTTCCTCGGTCTCGAAGCTCTCCATGATGGCGTCCCGGGCGTTGACGCACAGGTTCATGAGGACCTGGTGGACCTGGTTGGGGTCGACGAAGGCCGGAAGCAGGTCGTCCGCGATCGAGCAAGTCACCTCGATCCGGCGGTCGATCGTCTGGGAAAAAAGGGCGGCCACCTCCCGGACAACGTTCCCGAGGTTCACGGGCCGGCACTCCGCGGGGGCGCGCCGGGAGAAATCGAGGAGCTGGCGCACGAGTTGGACCGCGCGTTCCGAGGCCTTGATCCCTTCGGCGATCGGGGCCGACGCCGGGGAGCCTGGCGGCACGAACCCGCGGGCGAGGTCGAGACTGCCAAGGATTCCCGTGAGGATATTGTTGAAGTCGTGCGCGATCCCCCCGGCCAGTGTCCCGACGGCTTCCATCTTCTGCATCTCGATCAGCTGCTTTTCGAGCAGGCGCCGTTCCGTGACGTCGATCCCGGTCACGATGACGGAGACGATCGTTCCGGCCCCGTCGCGCAGCGGGGCATGGTTCCAGGCGATCGTCCGCGGCGAAGCGTGCGCGATGACGATCGAGGTTTCGAGAGGGGGGGGCGTGCGCCCCGCGGCAACCCCGCGGATGGCGTCGCGGTGGAGGTTGCGGGCCGACTCCTCGATCAGCAGGTCCCACATCTTCTTTCCCAGCGCGTCCCTGGCGGCGATCCCGGTCACCTCCTCGCACTGCCGGTTGAAGAGCAGGATCTCCCCAGCCCCGTTCACCTGCAGGACGAGCGCCCCGGAGATATCCAGCATCCGGTTCGAGAAGTCGCGCTCCTTCCGGAGTTCCCGGAGGACCCGCCCCCTCTCGGCGACGTCGCGAAGGACGATCATCCCGAGGGGGCCGTGTCGCTTCGGGACGAACGAGTCGTTCCGGTCTTCCCGGGGCGCCCAGGTGAGACGGATCTCCCCGGGGAAGGTCGAGCCGTCCATGCGAAGGAGAGAGGCGTCCCACTCGCTCCGGGTCTCTCCGTTGCCGGGCTCCCGCAATTCGTCCCGCAGGCCGGCCACCGCGTCGGGTTCCGCAAGGATCGAAACCGGATCGGCGTCGAACAGCAGCCCCGGGGACGCGTACCCGAGCATCTCGGCGGCGGCCGGATTGGCGCGCACCACCTTCCCCTCGCGCACGAGGATGACCCCGTCCCGCTGGTTCCGGAGCAGTTCGTCGTAGGACGCCTTCGCGTTGACGAAGATCTGGTGGCGCCTTGCCCCCTGGATCGCGCTTCCCACCCGGCGGGCCATCGCGGCGAGCGCCTCCGTCTCGACCGCATCGAAGGCGGCGGCCGTGTCGGCGTGCACGACGAGAACCTTGTGCTGGAAGCTGTGCTGCTCGATCCGGGCCGCGGCGCAGCGAACGAGCCCGTGACGCCGGCAACCCTCCCGCCAGTCGGCGGGGAGCCCCCCGCCGACTTCCCTCGCGATGATCGTACCGCCCGTCCGCAACGCGTTTCCGGGCGGCGCACGCCCTGCGGGCGTGTCGTCCCAGCGGAGAGTGACCCCCCGGAGAAACTCCGCGGCCTCCCCCGCGCTGCACTCCACGCGGATCGTTCCGTCGGCTTCGGCGGCTCCCACCCAAACGAGGCGGTACCCGCGGGAGCGGGAGAGGATGCCGCACACCAGGGAGAGAACCCTCCCCTCCTCCAGGACACCCACCAGGGACCGCTCCACCTCGGTGATCAGGTCGAACCGCGCCTCGAGGCGCTCCCTGAAGCGGAACCATTGACCGGTGA
The sequence above is a segment of the Deltaproteobacteria bacterium genome. Coding sequences within it:
- a CDS encoding PAS domain S-box protein gives rise to the protein MVLPAIQCVSAFFQFIAAWQSVVFLSTGRLGRVWSFVSLALFLKGLLSVWVVFSSSWSTVTLFTDQPVVIAEFFISLLLASGFLLTGQWFRFRERLEARFDLITEVERSLVGVLEEGRVLSLVCGILSRSRGYRLVWVGAAEADGTIRVECSAGEAAEFLRGVTLRWDDTPAGRAPPGNALRTGGTIIAREVGGGLPADWREGCRRHGLVRCAAARIEQHSFQHKVLVVHADTAAAFDAVETEALAAMARRVGSAIQGARRHQIFVNAKASYDELLRNQRDGVILVREGKVVRANPAAAEMLGYASPGLLFDADPVSILAEPDAVAGLRDELREPGNGETRSEWDASLLRMDGSTFPGEIRLTWAPREDRNDSFVPKRHGPLGMIVLRDVAERGRVLRELRKERDFSNRMLDISGALVLQVNGAGEILLFNRQCEEVTGIAARDALGKKMWDLLIEESARNLHRDAIRGVAAGRTPPPLETSIVIAHASPRTIAWNHAPLRDGAGTIVSVIVTGIDVTERRLLEKQLIEMQKMEAVGTLAGGIAHDFNNILTGILGSLDLARGFVPPGSPASAPIAEGIKASERAVQLVRQLLDFSRRAPAECRPVNLGNVVREVAALFSQTIDRRIEVTCSIADDLLPAFVDPNQVHQVLMNLCVNARDAIMESFETEEKSGGRPLTGYWIYTRAENVEVDDDYCRIFPYARKGRYIRLSIGDNGAGMDEATQRRVFEPFFTTKKMGRGTGLGLSTVYGIIKQHNGWINLESRAGKGTTFCAYFPEATGFPEEAPALPEAAPSGRGKETVLFADDEELIRDLARQVMEMHGYTVFLAEDGLRAIELFRSNREAIDLVVLDLTMPQRSGMEVLRAIRNIDPGMRVILSSGSPPAEPAPGTTFLPKPYRAEMLAKAVRSALDAPRPV